A segment of the bacterium genome:
TCACGTGCAATCACCGAATATTTCCCTGGCTCTACAAGCCTGCCTTCCGAAAGCGCTTGAGGCGAATTGTCATTCAGGCACCGTATAGGAGCATCAATATGAATTGATGCGGTATTCTTGCCGTCCTCAAGCAGAAGTATTCCCACCCGTATCTCAGATGAAGCGACCTCTTTCTCAGCAACGTTTAGGGGTTTTGGTTCAAGCACCCGTAAACTCCTCTATGGATACAGCGAATTGTTCTCCAATCTGTAGTGCGAGCTCCTGATGTTGATGGAGGAGTTCGGATGGAAGCTCTGTAACTCTATTCTCCGGTAATGTATTTACAAAGCGCATATTTTGCTCATGCAGTGAGCGATGTTCTTGAAGATCCTGTTTGAATAGTCTCTCAAGCTGTGATGCAACGCTTGCTGCATGATGAAGACTGTGATTAAAAAGTGCAAAATTAATCTGTGAAGTGAGTAGTTGATGAGCAATTTGCTCGGGCGAATAGCAGCCTGAGATTGCTTTCATATCCAGATCATCGGTGATTGCTACACCCGTATATCCTAGTTTTTTTCGCAAGAGCATTTTCCCAACTATATTTGACAGTGACGCAGGATACTGTTCGTCAATCTTGGGGAACAGAATATGAGAAAGCATAATTGCTTTCAACGGGATAGTATTATTCTCGATAAAGGGGATCAGCTCCCTGTTGAGAAGCTGTTCATCGCTCAATTCAAGGCGAGGAAGCTCAAAGTGAGAATCTTCAATGGTATCTCCATGACCCGGAAAATGCTTAGCAGTTGCGATAACGCCGGCAGACTCAAGTGATACAATAAAGTGATTACTTCGCTGACAGACCTCGTCTATAGACGTTCCAAAACTACGGGGGCCGATAACAGCATTTTTAGGATTTGAAAAAATATCGAGACAAGGCCCAAAATTCAGGTTGATGCCGAGAGATTTCAATTCCTGTCCAATTGCACTTCCGACTGTCCCGGCCTTGCTCTGCCAGTTCAGGGGATAAGGAAATTTCGTGAGAGGTGGAGGCGTTCTGATCACTCTGCCCCCCTCGTGATCGAGCGCCCAAATCATCCTAGTGCGACCCGTTGCTTGCATGATATCGCTTCTAAGAAGCAAATACTGCTTGAGCCAAACGGTATAAGGCTCATCGAGAAGAAAAGCGTCTTTTCCAAAGTGAATTCCAATTGGACGCACTGTCTTCAGGAATTCACGAGTCTCTGGCGAGAGCGTAGTTTCATTCACTCGGATGACAATATGATTACCGGGGCATATGAGCTGATTCTCATCCATTGAAATAACTAAGTCCTCCTTCGACGGGTATAGCGTTTCATCTGAGTTCTCATTGTTCAACTGAAATATTTCTGTCCGAGAAGGGAGGCTTCTCGGATGTTCGCGACCTCTTGCTCCATTCAAGTGCCCCTTGAATAGCTCCTGATACGATCATGCTAGGCAAAGGGGGAAGCGCCTCTGCCGCTCTTATTGCGTCATTCGCTTCGCTCAAAATCTCTTCGCGTCGTTTTTCCGCAATTTTTCGATATTCAATTTTTGCCGTTTGACCTCTATGCACTCTCTGGGTTGAGGTTGTGAATAACCACTGCAGAAGATGAGTGAGTACATTTGTTTCTAGGAGTCTTTGAGGAGTGACAGGAACATTTTCTCCCATGGCTTCAAGAT
Coding sequences within it:
- a CDS encoding glycoside hydrolase family 3 protein codes for the protein MDENQLICPGNHIVIRVNETTLSPETREFLKTVRPIGIHFGKDAFLLDEPYTVWLKQYLLLRSDIMQATGRTRMIWALDHEGGRVIRTPPPLTKFPYPLNWQSKAGTVGSAIGQELKSLGINLNFGPCLDIFSNPKNAVIGPRSFGTSIDEVCQRSNHFIVSLESAGVIATAKHFPGHGDTIEDSHFELPRLELSDEQLLNRELIPFIENNTIPLKAIMLSHILFPKIDEQYPASLSNIVGKMLLRKKLGYTGVAITDDLDMKAISGCYSPEQIAHQLLTSQINFALFNHSLHHAASVASQLERLFKQDLQEHRSLHEQNMRFVNTLPENRVTELPSELLHQHQELALQIGEQFAVSIEEFTGA